The genomic region CAggaaacgatacttttaaaacagtgctGGTGCTCCATGAACCAATACCGAGCATAAAACGACAAATCTATGCTGTCTATGCTTGCCTTCTGTGACGTCACTCAAGCAGAATGCCCTTAGTTCTTAACCCTTTACCTACACCCCACAGTTGTCATTAAAGGGAAACTTAAAGTTGGGCATTTTAACACGGGGGGTCTTGACTGCTGAgattctctgttctttgttttggtagCCGGTCCAGCCATGCATTCATGGTTCCTAAGTGAACTGAGACAGCAAGGCTCTTGGACTGTACCAGAACCACAATGCTGAGCTTGAATTTTACCCAGTCCGTCTGAAAGGCTCGGAATAGCAGCCAATATCTTCAGTTGGATTTCAGTTTGTTGTCCTTGGTCTcccgtagtaggagctgaagcAAAAGCTTTCTGCTTAACCAGCTTTGCCAAACAATTAAGCACCTAAAAGGGAGAAGGAGTTAACAACGAAACCACTTTGGTCAAACTTACCAAAACATACAACGAGGGAAACCATGTACAATCCTCAGGGATACAAGGCACCTGCACAGAAGTTACGGATTGACTATAGTGGAGTCCTAAAcatatcagaatcagctttaatggcCAAGTAAGCATGTACAAAAACAAGAATTTAATGTGCAGAGAACCTAAGAACAGGTCATAAAGGTCTCAACCATACAATAATAGGTAAGCCCCCAGCTGGAAAATGCACACATTGTAATCAACCAGAAACAGTCCAACATGTACTACTTTGCTGTAAGAAATACAATAGCAAGAGAAATCACATTCTTCAGTGAATAAGGAAGACAAAACATGCTGCTGATTTAGCTAAAAGAATCTAAAAGGTTTTTTGTACTCTGCATAATCTCTTGCTCCACACTCCAGTCCAGTTGGTGGTGCAAATGCACATCTAAGATCTGCCaataaaataaagaagaagATTTTTAACTGAAGGCTGATCTTCTTATGAAACATGCATGAGGCTGGTGAGGAGAGTGTGAAGAGAACAATTGGGAAACATTCCAGGGAACAAAGTTATAGGCCTATATCAAGACTGAAGTTAGGGCACACAGGTTTAAATAAAACTGCACTTATTAGGGAAACATCCTACAGGATTATGTGAATGTGGTTTAGAAGAAACGGTTGTTAACGGATGTTATCTGTCGCTGCTAGAAGTATAAAACAGAGAGGACAACTAAAGAAGGAATTGAAGGTGTGTGGGGTAGGAGTATTGAATCTTTAGAATATATTTAGCATTGAAGAAGGGTTAAGAAACTGGATTAGcctaatgaaaataatttaataacctgtgtttttgtttgttttgttttatttgggaAATAGAGTCTATTCTAATATAGTTGGTTGTAATGCACCTATTTGTCACCCGCCattaaacaaaaagaagaagaagaagaagaagaaaaagggacAGTATGAGAAGGATACAGTAGGTGGCGGTAATGCTCCGTCTGGTTGCAAGTCGCCcttagaaagaagaagaagagcgtGAAGCGCCTGCTTTACCATTTTCCCCATGGAACTTGAATGCAACACACCAGCAGCAAGACTCTCCCTGCGCATGCTCACAGCGTTAGCATTAGTATTGTGATGTGTGTTTTTAGAAGGTGTGTTGTCATCCAGACACTTcggtgtgtgttttttgcatgCATGTGTTAGTATATTTGGAGCAAATAATTCTCAGAGACACTTGTAGCTACCTTACAGCTGGAGGAAACGGACTATGTCggcaaataaaacaaagaaagtcAAAATGGCTACTAAATCTTGTCCTGAATGCGACCAACAGGTGAGGAGAATATATGTTTCAGTTTTGAACGTTGTTACTGATTGCGTACCTTATGGAATGTTCGTAGACTACAGTCAAAATAATGTTGCATAACGCTAGGGCTCTTGTATACGGAGATCAGTGGCAGCCCACACACGTTGTGTTGAACAAGTTAACGCTAGCTGTGGCTTTCTGTTTAGCAAAGAAATCcttttttctgaaatgttgATATAATTACCATATTTAAACCTATGTCGGCATTTTGTGACACCTTTGTATTCAGCAGATCGACGTCATTACACGGTAGAGAAACGTGAGCTAGGCAACCAGTTTAAAAGTTTAGGTACCGAATTGAAGAGTAATGCACGTTTGACCAAAATCTAGGCCATTTAATTACTTTACAGCATCTGAACTTGCCTATAGGCTATAGCAAAGAGTCATTCAATTTCAACATTTCTGGATGGGATTTGGCATGATCGTATCTGTCAGGGCTATCGTTTTTTTGTGGTCGTGGGGATTTTAAGACGAAGGAattacagtaggctaacgttacatacaCTCTTTACTCTCCTGATATTTCAAGAATAGCATACCAGAAAGCATTCCACAATGTTGGTCAACATTTTATTGGGCTCGCAATAATGCCAGACCTACAGCGTTTTCTTGTTTAAattggcttttctttttttttttttcttttttacagtttgcAGGTCTTAGTAGTGTCACAATAGCTGGATTTTGACTTCAATACCAAATTTAGTATCACAATACTATATCAAAATGAAACTGAAAGGACACTGATTCGATACTCCATACCTAATAGGCTAGATCAAACACAACTCTGTAGGCTAATAAAAACGAGGACGCGATGAGACACGTGGACATACAGTGTGCTGGTGCAAAACCTTGAGACCCACAGTGTAGAAAATTCATTTACAGTAGAATCTTAACTATTTAATTTTAATTCCATATATCAGAGCGGGTCAGATGTTATTTAACATATTTTGTGTGATAGGCCTGCCTCGCACAATTCCCGTGTATTATTCTATGAATATCATGATTCTACAAACAGGTCATTTCCACTTAAACGTTACTCCAGCAACACAATCGCATGTTTTTAGCCAGGTTCATTATGCTTacaacacactgtcacacattaTGTTCACTCACACCCACTTCATGACACCCTGACATCTATCCAAATAGTGCATGTGTAGgtcgtgtgtgtgggtgtgggtgtggggggGGCCTTCTTCTTCAGGTGTGTAAAGGTGAGAAAAGAGTAGGGCTGCCCCTTCTTGGTCGATTAGTCAACAACAATACATATGTACCTTTTGTCTCTGTAATGTTGTTTATCGAATGTGTCCATATCGATCAGATCTTAAACCATCTTCCTTGACTGGAAAGCACTTTGAGTCAACTTCTGTTGTTTTAAATGATTTGAAATGAAGATGACTTGACTAATCGGCCATTTTGGTCtgatagtgcgttccatttacctcggaactcggaagcccgAGCTGAGAATGACACCCGAGTTGACTGCGTTCCATTTAACAAGTCGGATTTTCACTGTggggttagctctagccagatgagccattgttagcaataccagttgataacagcgcattacactgttttttttgtgaatacAAACAGCGTggtaacatgtccacagatagaagttggacaggactgtggacgactgatttaatgagacacaaataagacagaagtgctaataactgtatgttactacagcttcaCTACTGGTGATGCATGAAGTAGCCgtgttggattttgagctcgGGCTACTGTGAGGTTGTCCAACTTCCCAACTCGGTAATCCGAgttcagggggcgtgtttccgactttgacctcgaaAAATGGAACGCGctattagtcgactaagatttctttaatCGAAAAGTCAGGTTTTTTAAATCCTTTTTTTGTGCTGAATGATTATATTGAAGGAAACTTTTCAGCACATCtgtggtaaacacaagatttaaagtggtactTTTGCATGATTGCATCTTTGTGGagaaaccaagggggtaagcgtctcctcacaacccgaacctcctatggcgccattttgatgctaataagcactcaccccccccgttagcattccattgactgccattcattttgacgtcactttgacagcgaataactttacatctaaagcatttaaagactttatttgtccattgtttatttctaaagaaacacgacaatgtataaaaggctccattaccttgtatttcacgttatggctccgtagcagacttactgtcgcatagtacaggagaagctcgcagacagtttcgacttacattagctgtttaagtttaattactaatgttaactagcattttagttagcaataattagcctgtgtccatgttatctccttacatatacctacgctcttcgtctctgcaagattgggaatgattgagatttctcttggcacagctaccagaagacttgcaactttcagacaggttgctcacgtcacatttacgtcgtctctctcagttggaggctgcgcagtaacgctctgcgctcaccggaaaagtgcttctaatggccttcactggtctccgtccagagcaccgcgatctgttggtccattcttatatactgtctatgggagaaacagacagatcTGTTGATGAAATCACCTAGGCTTAATCGATTGTTTGAGAAAAATCAtgtgttagtcgactaatcatttctatagtcgaggacagccctagaaaGGAGCCAGGGTTTCAACATCTCTCTGTagctctctttttttcattcttgcACATAGCTATTTCTGACACTTTTCATTTGAACAACACTATGAATGTCTTTCTGGAGAGACTGTCTCAAAATGTGCACGGTTATCACCATATTTAAACAATTTAAATGAGACGGGGAACATCACTGCCTTGTACTCCAGTGTGACCATTCAGAAGAGATGTAAACACTTACCAGAATTACCAGCTGGACACACAACCACTGCAGGCCAAAAGCAGCTTCTTATTTTAAGAATGTTCAACTTAGTCAGGGTGGAACAGAATTCCTTACAAGGCAAGTGTGAAACATGTAGCTTTTTTGTCAAATTTACAGAATATTACAATGATCTCCTGTAGAGATAGAATATGCACGAAAGGAGGAAAACTATTCTGAAATGTGTTGTGAAAAAAAGGCTAGCTAAACCTTTGAGCCCCACTGACCCAGATGTTTTCAGAGTTGCACCTTTCTTGTCAGTCTCCTCTGTTCTGGCTGTGCAGACACTAAGAACATTTATTATAGGACACTGGGCAATATAGATAACATAAATCATGGTATATTGCATCAATATGGTTGTGATACCGTGAAGTTTCTGAACACTAGGTTAGGAAACCCTTAttggctatgttcacacttggtgtcttttttgacaagaaaaagttgactagggcgcttttgtggtgaaaaaaaaagctggcaGAGTTTTTATTCCAAAAAGCAGCCAAGAGCGTCTTTTGTTGttataacaacagctactgctacagtatcctagaGGGCTATGTAgagcggtgctaacgttagataaaactaagcagtggagcgagctagataaagaacagagagagaaaggtgctgctttacataaaacaaagcgAGCACCCGGTCATACCGTTTAAGCGTATAACTTGCTGTGCTCCGACtccattttttcttgtttttatggaagcgacaggtctggctactcTGCTTGTCATTGATCGGCTGTCAAAAAAGCACTTGACGCAGGGcgtttttttcagaaaagttgaacttttttcaacttcaaacaGACGCTCCGAGCTGCAAAAATGAAGTCAGCGgtggtgtttaaaaaaagtgctcAGGACTTTTTGAAAACACGGTTTACTCCAtaggattataatgtaaaaacgCTGGCAGCTTAAACAAAGACGTCAAGTGTGAATATAGCCTTATAGATTAAATCAGATGAGACTGTCTGTTTTCTGCAATACAATAAATGAAACACCTGACAAATCAATGTACATGCTAACTCTAAAATTGTGTTATTGAGTTACTTTACGTTGCTATCCAAATCAGTCCTGCCCTTTTCAGTCTAACACAGAAATGGACGCACACATTCTCAGAATCACCTGGTCTACTTTTAAATTACTTTCTTTTAGTATCAGATAACACCATTTCCATGTGTATGTAagatataaaataatttaactGGCTGATAGTcctgaaaatacatttatgctCCAAGAGTAATAAGCATTTTATATGTGCTGATTCTTTGAGCCGTTCTTGCCATCCTTTGGTCAAAGCTAATGTTTTCAATCTCTCCGCCTGCAAGGGGCAAAGCCTTGACAGTAATGACATATtctgtagagctgcaacgattagtcgatcgacagaaaaataatcgccaactattttgattttttttgattGAGGTTtcctgctctgttttgttttatatcatgtTCAATTTAAAAACTTTTGGTTTTGGActgacaaaacaatacatttaaacacatcaccttgttcactattttctgacattttgtagaccaaacaatttattgagaaaatatttgGTGAaaatagttgcagccctaatctttTCATTTTTGATTCTCTCTAGATTCCAGTTGCGTGCAAGTCCTGCCCATGTGGTTATGTGTTTATTAGCAGAAAACTCCTAAATGCCAAGTTAAATGAACGCTCCTCTCCAGCCATAGCAGGTAAGTTTCAGCTTGCAAAAGCTAATGAATTATGTCTGAAAATGTAGTTCGACCTTGTGTTTAATGGTTGCGTGATTCTTATTCATGTGTGATGAGCAAAGTAATATTAATTCTATTACatacagaaatacaaacaagccagggtgtttttcccctatcccagaatacaTAAGCAGTGAAGCTAGACATTACTCGAGTactgacacagcactgtggagataggcctggcaatgcgagactataggGGATGTGAGTGGAAACGCATCCAACATGCTGACACACATTTGAGATGAGGAAAAAACTAAATCCTTATCCCTGCTGTTTGAAAGCAGGAGTTAAGGAGCAGAACGGGATGAAACAATCACTGAAGCAGTTGAcaattaaattacattacatcttATCTTGTTTGGCCAAGGTGTACCTAATTGTGAAACCTCCTAATGCACAAGATTTTAGGGCTGGACTTGAATATTCTACAATTCACAGAGTTTCCGTGGGGTCATAAAAAGtccaaaatttcaaaatcaatcatcatttttaggccttaaaaagtcttaaattcgcaAAAGTATTGTGTTcaaggtcttaaataatttcaaACAGGTCTtaaattttcctacgtccatgtaacgctacctctattgctcattgaaatgttttttttttttattccgtgGTGTTCTTTCGCttgtccaaatataatttgctgtatatgtacagattattattaccctgtcgcttttattcaattttaatattatatactcaatatatcatatcatattttatttttatttactttgcaagtactcatgtgactctgcatttcattgtcttaaaaaggtcctgaaaagtcttaaatttgacttgtggaaacctgcagaaaccctgtattCAGATATTCGTTCATTGGCTAGGTATTCAATTTATAATTTTGGGATTCGGATATAAGTTTTTTGGCTGAGCATGCATTCACATATACTGCGTAGGTCGTCAAACAGTCCGGCAAATATGCAGGTCTTTCCATTTCTTTTGAATGCCTGCCGCAAAAAGGGGAGACTGATTTAACTTTTGGAGAAAGGCAACTCAACATCACCCTGCTGTGGCCAATCAAGTAACCAGCGATAAGACTACAGCAGACAACACAATAAAGTGCAGCTCTACAGATTCTACAGTCAGTGAATTgtaacatttcattcagatatcttgaTATGATTGGTAAAGGGAACCCTTTTAAAATGGCCCTGCCAGTTTTTCCCTCGCCAAAACATAGCCTTACTTTGGAGTGTTTTTTAACCCCCTTTCTGAAAAGCTAGCATGGTATAGTTGGTACCAATGGATTCCTTAGGTCTTTTCGTTTCATATGATACAGACAGATTGATTTTATGAGTCAATattggatctttttttttttaaaccccacCCTACAAATTATGGGGATATGTTTTTCATTATCCATGTTGTCTGCTTCAGACAAGCTGGACTTTAAGCGGAGGAGGACAGAGCGCATTCGCAGAGAGAGGATAGACTCTTCTTTAACCAATGATTTGGAAAACAGGAGAAGATCCCGGgccaacagccaatcagatcccatCCGGAGAGGAAGGGGCAGACCAAAAACAGTGGGGCTGAAGAAACACGAAGAGGAGAAAGGTAAAAGAAGTGGTTATTTACAGTTTCTTATCACAGGTCTCTTGTGATTAGGCTTGCCACGGTAGTCGGTGTTACCGGTGTTACACTGTGGTAGGCATGAATCAATTAAATGTTTTGCCCAGCACCCCAACCGTGGTCTTGTTTTTATAGAAATAACCACCTGAGGAGACCAACACAACAATGGTGGGGGATTTGGTGTCAAAGTGAAAAGCAAAAGTGCAGAATCAGATGATTTTTATCatgtataatatatttatattgtttataataGATTATCAGTGTGTTTTTTGCCAGATTCACTCGCAGAGCAAATAAACCAATAACCTGATTGTGGGCTGACCGCAGAGCTCCTCGCAGCTATGGTCTGAACAGCCAAGTTGTTAACTCTGTGGGGTTGAAGATGTCGTATACGACATCAAATAATACCTTATGGAGTCTGAATAGATGCGTGGAGAGAGGAATTAGgcaacagacatttaaaaaacttGAGACATCTCTGCCTCTGAGCCGTCGATTAAAAGTGACGTCAAttgatatatatacatacattgatatacatatacatacattgatatacattgatatatatatatatatatatatatatatatatatatatatatatatgtgtgtatatatatatatatatatatatatatatatatatatatgtgtgtatatatatatatatatgtgtatatatatgtatatatatatatatgtgtgtgtgtatatgtgtgtgtgtgtgtgtgtatatatatatatatatatatatatgtgtgtatatatatgtgtgtgtgtatatgtgtgtgtgtgtatatatatatatatatatatatatatatatatatatatatatatatatatatatatgtatgtatatgtatatatatatatatgtatatatatatatatatatatatgtatatatatatatgtatatatatatatatatgtatatatatatatgtatgtatatatatatatatatgtatatatgtatatatatatgtatatatatgtatatatatatatatatgtatgtatatatatatgtatatatatgtatatatgtgtatatatgtatatatgtatatatatatgtatatatgtatgtatatatgtatatatgtatatatatatgtatatgtatatatgtatatatatatgtatatatgtatatatagtatatatatatatgtatatatatatatatatatatatatatatatatatatatatatatatatatatatatatatatgtgtgtgtatatatgtatatatatatatatgtatgtatgtatgtatatatatatatatatgtatatgtatgtatgtatatatatatatgtgtatgtgtatatatatatatatatatatatgtgtatatatatatgtatgtatgtatgtatgtatatatatatatatatatatgtatgtatgtatgtatgtatatatgtgtatgtatgtatgtatgtatgtatgtatatatgtgtatgtatgtatgtatgtatatatgtgtatgtatatatatgtatgtgtatgtatgtatatatatgtgtatgtatgtatgtatatatatgtatatatatgtatatgtatgtatgtatatatatgtatatatatatatgtatatgtatgtatgtatatatacatatatatatatatatatatattatatatatatatatatatatatatatatatatatatatatgtatgtgtatatatatatgtatatatatatatatatatatatatatatatatatatatatatatatgtatatatatatatatatatgtgtatatatatatatatatgtatatatatatatgtgtatatatatatatgtatatatatatatatatgtgtatatatatgtatatatatatatatatatatatatatatgtatgtatatatatatgtatatatatatatatatatgtatgtatgtatatatatgtatatatatatatatatatgtatgtatgtatatatatatgtatatatatatatatatgtatgtatgtatatatatgtgtatatatatatatgtatgtatatatatatgtatatatgtatgtatatatatatatatatatatatgtgtgtatgtatatatgtgtatatatatgtgtgtgtatatatatgtgtatatatatatatgtatgtatgtataatgtatatatatatgtatgtgtgtgtgtgtatatatatatatatatatatatatatatgtatgtgtatatatatgtatatatttatatatatgtatgtatatatatatgtatatattatacatacatatatatatatacattatacatacatatatatatacattatacatatatatatatatatatatatatatgtgtatatatatatatatatatatatatatatatatatatatatgtatatatgtatgtatgtatgtatgtatgtatgtatgtatgtatgtatgtatgtatatatatatatatatatatatatatatatatatatatatatatatatatatatatatatatatatatatatatatatatatacatacacaagaACTGGGAAGTCCTTCAAGGTGGCGCACTGAGAATGATTTCCGGGTCACAAGCCAGAGGATCGAGGAGTCAAGGAGAACAAAATGAACTCGCTCGCTGGCTTCAGTGCTTTGTTCACCGATTCCAAAACACCCTGGCCTGTGATGCTCACACTGGCTTTACGGTCTCATGAAAGAACATGATTGATGGCCTGCCTCAGCATCCTCTCAATCATCCTCTGCTTGGAGCCCCAGCACAGTCCTTTTggggaaattaaaatacaatttgaccaaccttatttaaaaaatgcttAGGATGTGGTAAAATTATAAAACCACATCATATTTATCTACATCGAAGAAGAAAGGCATCAAAACTCTCATTTACTTTGTTTAGGATtgatggtaacactttatttaaaggggtgtgcagactgacatgacacctgtCATGAACATGGAGTCTTTATGAACGTTCAGgactgttgtcattaagtgtcattcagtaaattatgacacttttaatgctAAGTTAGTTGTATAAGATGTctttgttatgacaacttgacattaaccaagACAACATAACCTGTCATGAATATGTCATGGCAGGCCTAATTAATAAACTAATAACCTAAAGAAACTCTtagctttatgtgttaacattacattaaactgtcaTAAGTGGCTGGTTCTGACAATGGCTGTCATGAGACATTATAATTGTGTCATGAATAttttccttgacctcaagtaaagtgaaaCAATTTGGACTCGTCATTAAGATGTCATAAAAGTTATAAGACCAGTTTGACGACAGTGAAGGCACTGCTGAGGTGATTTAATGACTTTTGAACGGATTATGTTAgctttggggtggcagtagctcagtccatagGGAGTTGAGtggggaaccggagggtcgccggttcaagtccatgggcagccccctcactctgacatctctccattagtacATGTATAGGTCCTGGGCATGTGTGTGAACATTTAATTTCCCCTAATGGGATTAATAAAGGCACTTCTTCTGTCTTTAGGCTAAGGTTACTTGTTGCTAAAGTAACCACTAATTGTAGTTAGCTgctgttagctagttagcttggTTAGCTGTACAGCTAACTCTGTCCCAGGGTGCAAGGAGCCAAACCCTGAAAGAAACCAATCTCGGTAGTGTATTCTCTGTCCTATAACTGGCCATTTTATATGTTAAAACCACCCACTTATGACACTTTAATGTTAACAAATAAAGCTAAATGGTTTCTTTAAGTTAGATAGTTAGACCTACTGTGACATATTTATGACTATGGTTATGTTGTCTAGGTTAATGTCGAGTTGTCACAACAAAGACATTGTTGTCCAATAACAGTTTTCTGTCTCATGTCTCTcccttctcctccctccctttcgACTCTCCTGCTCCCCCTGGGGAGGCTCGCATCACAGTTTGAAAACCTCAGCTCCAGA from Sander lucioperca isolate FBNREF2018 chromosome 3, SLUC_FBN_1.2, whole genome shotgun sequence harbors:
- the c3h16orf87 gene encoding UPF0547 protein C16orf87 homolog, producing MSANKTKKVKMATKSCPECDQQIPVACKSCPCGYVFISRKLLNAKLNERSSPAIADKLDFKRRRTERIRRERIDSSLTNDLENRRRSRANSQSDPIRRGRGRPKTVGLKKHEEEKEKQEKEVDIYASLSDEKAFVFSVALAEINRKILGQRLILS